TTATCAACCATGTCTAAAATATACTACTTTTATCAATAATTAGtcttaaactttaaaaaataaaaccaaattacCAATCATCTCCCTTTCTCCGCAAAGATGTCCCAGCATCATAATGCAGCTGTGTGTATTTATCAAAGCAGGTGCAGTATTCAATTTTAACACATTTCTTCTGGTTATTAAGTAATGTTCCATTCGGACAACGACAACCAAAGACACTTTCTGAGTTACAATCTGTGAGCGGCTGAGATAATTCATGGCAAGTTGTCTCACATAAGGAACCACATTCTGTGTATATTTGCCCACTTCCAACAGGGCATTCCAAAGCTGAATAAAgacaatgaaaaacaataaaaatattttaacaatataaataatttcatgcTATATCACTTgaactcttttacttgcttcagctgtagccatactggagcaacacTTTGAAGagatttagtcaatcaaatcaaccccaatattcaTTTTAAGTCTGTCACATATTCCGTCATTCTTTTATATCAAACAGCTAAGTCACtaggacataaaaaaacataacaaCTGTCAAGCAAtgagagataaacacaaacattacaatgcatgcaaacacacgtacatacaatctacacacaaatatgtgtgtgtgtgtgtgtgtgtgtgtgtgtgtgtgtgtgtgtgtgtgtgtgtgtgtgtgtgtgtgtgtgtgtgtNNNNNNNNNNNNNNNNNNNNNNNNNNNNNNNNNNNNNNNNNNNNNNNNNNNNNNNNNNNNNNNNNNNNNNNNNNNNNNNNNNNNNNNNNNNNNgaatgaccatgggattgcacctagaaagttaccctccgaggcacaagtccgggaaaggttgtttttatggaagaccagcagtcccccatgcataccagtctcctctctccatgccaccgatgctCTTGGCGATACggcttgacaccagtgatgtcacaactcgtttctacagctgagtgaactggagcaacatgaaataaagtgtcttgctcaagaacacaacacagcctggcccaggaattgaactcaccacttcatgattgtgagcccaatgctcaaaccactgagccatgtcccttcacacacgcacacacacacacacacacacacacacatgcacacacatgtacacaaacacacacacatgtacacaaacacacacacacacacacacacatacacacaaacacagacacacacatacacacaaacacagacacacacatacacacacacacatgagaagaTAAAGGATTAGGTCTTGTTAGGGTACACAATGGATAGATGCTGAGATATGGATGTGGGGAAATCTCAAAGGCAATAAGGGTAGGGTGGAAGACATTTAACTCAACAAAGGATTTGATCAAAACAAAGACAGGCAATACCATTTGTACCACGCATTTCAATAACTCAGCCCTACCTGTGCCCTCATATACAAGTGAGACATGAGATACTACAAAGAGGATAGAACATCAATTGGCTAGGGCACAAAaggccatggaaagatccatgctagAAATATCATTACAAGAGCATATTTGAAATGAGGTAATTCAAGAATGGAGCAGAGTAAACGATCACAGAATACCAAAAACACAAGTTCCAACAAtcaaagcttacagatgggccATACAGCTGATCAATGGCATCCAAGAGATTAGAAAAGACCACTTGGAAGGCCTCCATAAAGATGGGAAGAAGATTTCGTTAAGCAATTTAGACTAAGATAGAAAAGAATGGCGCAATCACGACAGAATTGGAagtacattgtgaccagtgatgtgtaacagcATATGATATACCAACCAGTActgtgatatatttgtatatatatatatatgtatatatacgacagctttctaatccactcacaaggagaGCAGTCACCATCTTCCCTTCCATgtcggctacctctgatgagcatatttatataattggtttgttgcctaacactccattgtatttttttgcgcaaaaccgattggtaagaccagccatGATGGATACTTAATACTGTAAAATTAGGATAATGTACCCACTCTACTAACAGTCCCCCTGACTTATGGTCACTTatacaactaaataaatatatatatatctgtgtatatatgctggACACTCCTGTCGAAGACAacatatgagcgttcagctttcaccaaacgacctgcacaaattatttgtttatagtgatgaaaCGTTTATGCCACACATTAACttgctctctccatcaaatcgatgtagTCTGAACAAGTGCACGGTGTATcatgcatcaggtgtcaaagtgattgcagatcAATATGAgacgaagtattttgctcaagaacacaatgcacaatgcagtctaggaattgaaatcacaatctagctatcatgaatgcaacaccttaaACATGAATGCAAAACCTTAAGCAATGTACCCTTGCTATGtgctaaaaagtttgcttcccaaccacatggttctaggttcagttccactgtgtggaaccttggacaagtgtcttttattatagtcaggagctgaccaaagccttgtgagtggatttggtagacagaaactaaaagaagcctgtcacaaaagagactaatagaataagtactggacttacaaagaataagtcttgggggtcgatttgtttgactaaaggtggtgcttcagcatggctgcagtcaaatgactgaaacaggtaaaagaaataaaagaaatacatgtatttacacaccacaagacccctttgaatgaacagcacatggaatctacgtctccacactctccatttgtaatgacaaaatatgaactcttaTGGAATTTAGATACATGGACAtaaagcatttctaccacttctacacaccactttccttgaATAATGGAATTGCAACTAtgacatcctacatatattttttatttttacttttattctcttatttccctttatacttcttatttccatccttttccaaaataactccttatactgAACTCtactttttccttccatttaaccatctcacatcgtctttgatgaagggatatccctaatatcccagaaacagctgtaagactaactttctctttataaatgtcttgAAAATTCCACATAGCCTTGGCTCTGTTGTCTCATTTcctttaacatatatttatattatatatatatcaaagggtGTTCACCAAAGATTTCCCCTAACCCACTTccggttattgcaggaaacagaACTTGTACTggtataatcatacatatctttacatgtcacattgtaaattgtagTTTTCCATTCGTATTCGCTTGTCTTTtatggctgctgaagtggactacaGTATTATATTGGAGGCTGTTGAATGCAGACCAGTGATCaagttcttatacttgaaaggtcatacaccaaaagagacttttgaTGAGATGAAAGTTCATGGTGACAATGCACCATCATATGACATAGTCAAGTACTGGCATCACCATGTCAAATGTGGTTGGACATTGGTGGAAAttgctcctattcctggacggCCACATTCCGCCATTGATGACAACACCATCCATAAAGTAGAAGCCACCATTTTGGAGGATCGCCACATGGCTACTtggcaactagcccaagaagtgaagacAAATGTAGGATTGGTGAAAAACGTCATTCACGACCATTTGCACATGTGGAAGTTGTTTGCATGATGGATTCTAGGGAATCTATCATGCAATCCTTTCCAGAAACAGGAATAAGTCAATTGttcccaggctcttttggcaatgtgccaagaaaatgaGGACGACTTTTTcagcagacttatcacacagggTGAAACATGGGttcatcactatgatcctgagactaaaatCCAGtcaaagcaatggaagcatgataactcaccacctccaaagaaggctcatGTCCAACCCccagcaggcaaggtgatgctcactcttcttttatattaaaattaatcttttagcattcagattactctatcaaatcaaatgtttatttacattgttttgaattaatcatgcattatgttgtaactctgagatttcaatgatgtcacaatttatttttctgaatgtcattgtaggacaggtgtgagaggctatatctggctggtttaaaccaAAAACGTAGAATATTTGGGACAGCTTAAATGCTAAGAGGTTGAATGAAGGTATTTCTACTAATAGCACAATTGGAATGTTTGTTGTTGAAACCTACAGGTAAGCCCtttaattttatctatttactaATGTTTTCATAACTGGTTCATCCATTTCTTCCCAATTATTCCTGGGTCTATTTCTAATGTGCGTAAATTCCGCATCcccaaattacatttattttcttgtaaccAGCAGTCATTCATCTTGTCCACCTCTACTAATACTTTTAATATCAAATAGCTTTCTCAACTGACAGTCAATGTTTCTCATAATTACTGCAAATGATAGAAAATTGCTGTAATATCTCCATATTCCCCTAATAGTAAtaagaaagtaaagaataattctgacatatttttttaaacatattgtaGTAATTCCAGACTAAGATAATGGAAACTAAGGTTAAGAAATTAAACCAACTCACAGCAAACTTCATTTAATGTAGAGTTTTCACGCCAGTTAATAATGGCACCATTGTCAGCACATGCTTTGGCATAAGCTTGAAGTGCAACACACATTGCATTTGGATTAAATATTTCACTAACACACATATCTCGCATACATTGGTCATAATATTTTTGGTATGGAACAATTTCAAAGCAGTATTGAAATTGCTTGCTGAATGGAATATAAGAGCAGTACTTTTTAGCTTCATCTtcattctgaaatatataaatttgaataactttacatttgaatttaaaattttgactttaataaaagttttaataaaattaaaaatattataattaaaaaaaaagtgaaaattctCATATCTGTAACAAAATGTTCTCAATAAACCAAGTCTCATTAAAACATAATTACTTTGTTAAATACGTTAGCTACATTAATAACTTGAGTGGTAAaaagtatttgcatgtatacagaGTGGTGCAAAAGTaagtatacagttatgaaaaaagaaaacatacaatact
The genomic region above belongs to Octopus bimaculoides isolate UCB-OBI-ISO-001 chromosome 2, ASM119413v2, whole genome shotgun sequence and contains:
- the LOC106881013 gene encoding uncharacterized protein LOC106881013, whose product is MAAEVDYSIILEAVECRPVIKFLYLKGHTPKETFDEMKVHGDNAPSYDIVKYWHHHVKCGWTLVEIAPIPGRPHSAIDDNTIHKVEATILEDRHMATWQLAQEVKTNVGLVKNVIHDHLHMWKLFA